The following are encoded together in the Streptomyces sp. NBC_00358 genome:
- a CDS encoding transglycosylase SLT domain-containing protein — MSVSVIRRIVSSPKKALATTAVAAATAGMVLVAAPAQAATPTAASSAKSIAHAMIPDASQFNAFSKIVDHESGWNISATNSSSGAYGLVQALPGSKMASAGSDWKTNPKTQIKWGLDYMNSRYGSPAGAWNFWQANGWY; from the coding sequence GTGTCCGTCTCCGTCATCCGCCGCATCGTCTCCTCCCCGAAGAAGGCCCTCGCCACTACCGCCGTGGCCGCCGCCACCGCCGGTATGGTCCTGGTCGCGGCGCCCGCCCAGGCCGCCACGCCCACCGCCGCCTCCTCCGCGAAGTCGATCGCCCACGCGATGATCCCGGACGCCTCGCAGTTCAACGCCTTCAGCAAGATCGTCGATCACGAGAGCGGCTGGAACATCAGCGCCACGAACTCCTCGTCCGGCGCGTACGGCCTGGTCCAGGCCCTGCCCGGTTCGAAGATGGCCTCCGCCGGCTCCGACTGGAAGACCAACCCCAAGACCCAGATCAAGTGGGGCCTGGACTACATGAACTCCCGCTACGGCAGCCCGGCCGGCGCCTGGAACTTCTGGCAGGCCAACGGCTGGTACTGA
- a CDS encoding helix-turn-helix domain-containing protein: MVSDLGGGARLRSLARRQRELASLYTTAKSLTALGELDEVLQSIVHHAHDLIRTDFTYLSLVDADFKLSVRASEGTISAPFLAACIPADVGLGGKVLASRSPHWVHDYAATTVIDHDPDFDRLVTAEGLVALLGVPLVIRGEAVGALFAADRSERAFQSDEIALLRAFADHAAVALDNARLYEASRTALHELRIAYRKIEEHMAVVERAQAIHEALTGVVLEGGTPDDVTQLLADQLGGSVTLLDRSGAAVVRRDSVSSPCRTPTDTGLTDAVENAHRSGRCSTSVDDLGVARSVASIRAGDSCLGALAWSREAAAGSGAPNDTDVRTLERATHILGLLILKERAVAEAGERSSGELLTELMVGSPGISAAQRARTRARGIDADRLDLVLVAESPTLSSTDVSRHLHDIARECRGLAGEHLGRATMIVPSADDDRTVEEVHRRLRRTLGGPVAVIGERVAHRDWSRAFSLASRCGAVMRAIGHSDLGATTGRYALYALIFDTERVRELDRFIVDSIGPLLDYDERRGTDLVDTLGAYYVHRANVAATARALYIHVNTLLKRLDRADLVLGLDWRQENDLQLQLGLRLHQLRTIATTPS, translated from the coding sequence GTGGTCAGCGACCTCGGAGGCGGGGCGCGGTTGCGCTCGCTCGCGCGCCGACAGCGCGAACTGGCGTCGTTGTATACGACCGCCAAGTCGCTGACCGCGCTGGGCGAGCTCGACGAGGTGTTGCAGTCGATCGTCCATCACGCCCACGATCTGATCCGCACGGACTTCACGTATCTCTCGCTGGTCGACGCGGACTTCAAGCTGTCGGTCAGGGCGTCGGAGGGAACGATCTCCGCCCCTTTCCTCGCGGCGTGCATACCGGCCGACGTGGGGCTCGGTGGCAAGGTCCTGGCCTCCCGGAGCCCGCACTGGGTGCACGACTACGCCGCCACGACCGTCATCGACCACGATCCGGATTTCGACCGCCTGGTCACCGCCGAAGGACTCGTCGCACTTCTCGGCGTGCCACTGGTCATCCGCGGTGAAGCGGTGGGCGCCCTGTTCGCCGCGGACCGTTCCGAACGAGCCTTCCAGAGCGACGAGATCGCGCTGCTGCGCGCATTCGCCGACCACGCAGCGGTCGCCCTCGACAACGCCCGCCTCTACGAGGCGAGCCGCACCGCCCTGCACGAACTGCGGATCGCGTACCGGAAGATCGAGGAACACATGGCCGTCGTGGAGCGAGCGCAAGCGATCCACGAGGCCCTGACCGGAGTTGTGCTGGAGGGCGGGACACCGGACGACGTCACGCAGCTCCTCGCGGATCAACTGGGCGGAAGCGTCACCCTCCTCGACAGGTCCGGCGCCGCTGTCGTTCGCCGGGACTCGGTGTCGAGCCCGTGCCGGACCCCGACCGACACCGGACTGACCGATGCCGTCGAGAACGCACACCGCTCGGGCCGATGCTCGACCTCGGTCGACGACCTCGGAGTCGCCCGCAGCGTCGCCTCGATCCGGGCAGGTGACAGCTGTCTCGGCGCACTGGCGTGGAGCCGGGAGGCAGCCGCCGGGAGCGGAGCCCCGAACGACACGGACGTGCGGACCCTCGAACGGGCCACACACATCCTGGGACTGCTCATCCTCAAGGAGCGGGCCGTCGCCGAGGCGGGTGAGCGATCGAGCGGAGAGCTCCTGACCGAGCTCATGGTCGGCAGCCCCGGGATCAGTGCCGCCCAGCGCGCCCGCACCCGGGCGCGCGGCATCGACGCCGATCGGCTGGACCTCGTCCTCGTGGCGGAGTCCCCCACGTTGTCGTCGACCGACGTCTCGCGCCACCTGCACGACATCGCCCGGGAGTGCCGCGGACTGGCCGGCGAACATCTGGGCAGGGCCACGATGATCGTCCCGAGCGCCGACGACGACCGCACCGTCGAGGAGGTCCACCGTCGGCTGCGTCGCACGCTGGGCGGTCCCGTCGCCGTCATCGGAGAACGGGTGGCCCATCGCGACTGGTCACGCGCCTTCTCCCTGGCCAGCCGCTGCGGCGCCGTCATGCGGGCGATCGGGCACAGCGACCTCGGCGCCACCACGGGCCGCTACGCCCTCTACGCCCTGATCTTCGACACCGAACGGGTCCGTGAGCTCGACCGTTTCATCGTCGACTCCATCGGCCCGCTCCTCGACTACGACGAGCGGCGTGGCACCGACCTCGTGGACACCCTCGGCGCCTACTACGTCCACCGCGCCAACGTGGCGGCGACCGCCAGGGCGTTGTACATACACGTCAACACGCTGCTCAAGCGACTGGACCGTGCCGACCTCGTGCTCGGCCTCGACTGGCGCCAGGAGAACGACCTGCAACTGCAGCTCGGCCTCCGGCTGCACCAGCTCAGGACGATCGCGACCACCCCGTCATGA
- a CDS encoding MFS transporter, which produces MATPLAQPEGRSGSHPGADPSTTRSRSSRKLMAAGLVASALEWYDFFLYGTAAALVFPHVFFPHSSALMGTLLAFSTFWAGFVARPIGGVLAGHLGDTYGRKPVVVTCLAVMGAATFLIGCLPSAGTVGVLAPTLLVVLRFVQGLAAGGQWGGIMLLLTESAGPKRRGFAGTFGQTSVPVAVIVSNLIFVAASGLMPDDAFLSWGWRIPFLVSVVMFVVVLYIQAKIEDTPEFRALQREVSRPESAVVPAPLAHVVRNKWRTILLGCGLLSATNSLFYVSISGLLSYGTHTLGLERNPLLAVVLVSSVAMLFVLPWSGHLSDKVGRRPLILVGGLGVAVWAFPYFRLVGTASLPLIFLAVTVGFVFQCLTYGPIASFLGELFAPGVRYSGASLAYQLSAIIVSGGTPFLMTALIAKTGSTMPVAAYITVMGLITTASAWFLPETNPAEVRDDPHAIPGTHLYR; this is translated from the coding sequence ATGGCAACTCCGCTCGCCCAACCCGAAGGACGGTCCGGCAGTCACCCGGGCGCCGACCCCTCCACGACCCGGAGCCGATCCTCGCGCAAGCTGATGGCCGCGGGACTCGTCGCGAGTGCGCTCGAGTGGTACGACTTCTTCCTCTACGGCACCGCGGCCGCGCTGGTCTTCCCCCATGTGTTCTTTCCGCACTCCTCGGCTCTGATGGGGACCCTCCTCGCCTTCAGCACGTTCTGGGCAGGCTTCGTGGCCCGTCCCATCGGCGGGGTACTCGCCGGACACCTCGGCGACACCTACGGACGCAAGCCGGTCGTCGTCACCTGCCTGGCGGTCATGGGGGCTGCGACCTTCCTGATCGGCTGCCTTCCCAGCGCGGGGACCGTCGGTGTGCTGGCTCCGACGCTGCTGGTCGTTCTGCGCTTCGTACAGGGGCTCGCGGCCGGCGGCCAGTGGGGCGGCATCATGCTCCTGCTCACCGAGTCCGCCGGCCCCAAACGGCGAGGTTTCGCCGGAACATTCGGCCAGACCAGCGTCCCCGTCGCGGTGATCGTCTCGAACCTGATCTTCGTGGCCGCCAGCGGCCTGATGCCGGACGACGCCTTCCTCAGCTGGGGCTGGCGCATCCCCTTCCTGGTCAGCGTCGTGATGTTCGTGGTGGTCCTCTACATCCAGGCCAAGATCGAGGACACCCCGGAGTTCCGCGCGCTGCAGCGCGAGGTGTCGCGGCCGGAGAGCGCGGTCGTCCCGGCTCCGCTGGCCCACGTCGTACGCAACAAGTGGCGAACCATCCTTCTCGGCTGCGGACTCCTCTCGGCGACCAACAGCCTCTTCTACGTCAGCATCTCCGGGCTCCTCAGCTACGGCACCCACACGCTGGGACTCGAACGCAACCCCCTGCTCGCGGTCGTGCTGGTCAGTTCCGTGGCGATGCTCTTCGTCCTGCCCTGGTCCGGCCACCTGTCGGACAAGGTGGGCCGTCGGCCGCTGATCCTGGTCGGTGGTCTGGGTGTCGCCGTCTGGGCCTTCCCGTACTTCCGGCTCGTCGGCACCGCTTCACTGCCGCTGATCTTCCTCGCGGTGACGGTGGGCTTCGTCTTCCAGTGCCTCACCTACGGCCCCATAGCGAGCTTCCTCGGCGAGCTCTTCGCACCCGGCGTCCGCTACTCGGGCGCGTCCCTTGCCTACCAGCTCTCCGCGATCATCGTCAGCGGCGGCACGCCGTTCCTCATGACAGCACTGATCGCCAAGACCGGGAGCACCATGCCGGTCGCCGCCTACATCACGGTCATGGGGCTGATCACCACCGCCAGCGCGTGGTTCCTGCCCGAGACGAACCCCGCCGAGGTCCGTGACGATCCGCACGCCATCCCGGGCACGCACCTCTACCGCTGA
- a CDS encoding tannase/feruloyl esterase family alpha/beta hydrolase: protein MVLLAGVVRLLGAEPTAAPTSTDVRASVEAGYATTVPQCAGLDRMPIPASVMSLPTTGGRVEAVSVMTGRVSGETVKYCQVDADIFPVDPSAPPIKMRVDLPYDWNRKAMMFGGGGYNGTIPDLAQNVPFGPTDQPVPLARRYATFAGDSGHQQNPVAPPSLDGSFGVNDEALDNFAAGDALKKTRDASLFLIRHAYGTRPAEVYFSGGSTGGREALVVAQRWPTAFDGVISAFPAWNNLSEGLDLGYLAQVLSRPGAFPGPAKQTLLYDGVIAACDALDGVEDHVISNPDGCHFDPHVLRCQGGADTGPTCLSDPQIRAVVAMSSPFRWPYRIASGETAYPGFPFLSGADMRTPFLGFGTTAPADPMPVTSGYGLQYWEQWVKYFLTRDPHHNSLDVDPRHPGKWLDRISHLSTIQDRNDADLRPFANAGGKLILLHGAADELVSSRSTSDYYGRVRDLLGSRATRGFMRYYVVPGANHANFGTPTFAAGWDSLSALERWAENGHAPTNPIVADVLHNRTRPLCEYPDWPDYRSGDPDSASSFACVR from the coding sequence ATGGTTCTGCTCGCAGGCGTCGTCCGACTCCTCGGGGCCGAACCCACGGCCGCGCCGACCTCGACCGACGTCCGCGCCTCGGTCGAGGCCGGCTACGCGACGACGGTGCCGCAGTGCGCCGGGCTGGACCGGATGCCGATCCCGGCATCGGTGATGAGCCTGCCGACAACCGGCGGTCGCGTGGAGGCGGTCTCGGTCATGACCGGTCGCGTGAGTGGCGAAACGGTCAAGTACTGCCAGGTCGACGCCGACATCTTTCCCGTCGATCCGTCCGCGCCGCCCATCAAGATGCGTGTCGACCTGCCGTACGACTGGAATCGTAAGGCGATGATGTTCGGTGGCGGCGGCTACAACGGAACCATTCCCGACCTCGCGCAGAACGTGCCGTTCGGCCCGACGGACCAGCCGGTGCCCCTGGCCCGGCGCTATGCGACCTTCGCCGGCGACTCCGGCCACCAGCAGAACCCGGTCGCCCCGCCGTCACTCGACGGGTCGTTCGGCGTCAACGACGAGGCCCTCGACAACTTCGCCGCCGGTGACGCACTCAAGAAGACCCGCGACGCGAGCCTGTTCCTCATCCGGCACGCCTACGGGACGCGCCCCGCCGAGGTCTACTTCTCGGGAGGCTCGACAGGCGGTCGTGAAGCCCTCGTCGTCGCCCAGCGGTGGCCGACGGCGTTCGACGGCGTGATCTCGGCCTTTCCCGCCTGGAACAATCTCAGCGAGGGCCTGGACCTGGGGTACCTGGCGCAGGTGTTGTCCCGCCCCGGCGCCTTCCCCGGACCGGCGAAGCAGACACTCCTCTACGACGGGGTCATCGCCGCGTGTGACGCTCTGGACGGTGTCGAGGACCATGTCATCTCGAACCCGGACGGCTGCCACTTCGACCCTCATGTGCTGCGCTGCCAGGGTGGCGCCGACACCGGTCCGACCTGTCTGTCGGATCCCCAGATCAGGGCCGTGGTCGCCATGTCCTCCCCGTTCAGGTGGCCTTACCGGATCGCCAGCGGCGAGACCGCGTACCCGGGCTTCCCGTTCCTCTCCGGGGCCGACATGAGAACCCCGTTCCTCGGATTCGGCACAACCGCGCCGGCCGATCCCATGCCGGTGACGAGCGGCTACGGGTTGCAGTACTGGGAGCAGTGGGTCAAGTACTTCCTGACACGGGACCCGCACCACAACTCCTTGGACGTGGACCCCCGGCATCCCGGAAAGTGGCTCGACCGGATCAGCCACCTGTCCACGATCCAGGATCGCAACGACGCGGATCTGCGCCCGTTCGCCAACGCGGGCGGCAAGCTGATCCTGCTCCACGGTGCCGCGGACGAGCTGGTCTCCTCCAGGTCGACGAGCGACTACTACGGACGGGTCCGCGACCTGCTGGGCTCGCGGGCGACCCGCGGATTCATGCGGTACTACGTCGTGCCCGGGGCGAACCACGCGAACTTCGGCACGCCGACGTTCGCCGCCGGCTGGGACTCGCTCTCCGCGCTCGAACGCTGGGCCGAGAACGGACACGCGCCCACGAATCCGATCGTGGCCGACGTCCTCCACAACCGCACTCGACCCCTGTGCGAATATCCGGACTGGCCGGACTACCGATCGGGCGATCCGGACAGCGCGTCGAGCTTCGCCTGCGTACGCTGA
- a CDS encoding helix-turn-helix transcriptional regulator — protein sequence MAPEQHSSGDELARFLRARRTQTSPQAAGLTPGPGVRRTPGLRREELATLAGVSIDYYTRMERGKETRPSPAVIDALARALQLDDAEHQHLRDLVVRAARYAPRATPAPSRAVRPHVRLSLETMRPSPAYVVSRSMDVLAHNPGGLALYAGIEEWPATQRNLGRYLFLHPAAREVFPDWDNQIRHCVARLRALAGTDPDAPDLTQLVGELLLKSPSFAGLWERYEVTGRKVTSKTFQHPQVGRITLAFQGMALEGTPGHRLGVYTAEPGTPDHDAMLLLDMTAPHTAEPAPSQQNG from the coding sequence ATGGCACCCGAGCAGCACAGCAGCGGCGACGAGCTGGCACGCTTCCTGCGCGCCCGCCGCACCCAGACCAGCCCCCAGGCAGCCGGGCTGACCCCCGGCCCCGGCGTGCGTCGCACCCCGGGGCTGCGCCGCGAGGAACTGGCCACGCTCGCCGGGGTCAGCATCGACTACTACACCCGCATGGAACGCGGGAAGGAGACCCGCCCCAGCCCGGCGGTGATCGACGCTCTCGCCCGGGCCCTGCAACTCGACGACGCCGAGCACCAGCACCTGCGTGACCTGGTCGTCCGCGCCGCACGCTACGCACCCCGGGCCACCCCTGCGCCGAGCCGCGCCGTGCGCCCTCACGTGAGGCTGTCGCTGGAAACCATGCGGCCGAGCCCGGCCTACGTCGTCAGCCGCAGCATGGACGTCCTCGCCCACAACCCCGGCGGCCTCGCCCTGTACGCGGGTATCGAGGAATGGCCGGCCACTCAGCGCAACCTCGGCCGCTACCTCTTCCTCCATCCCGCCGCCCGCGAGGTCTTCCCCGACTGGGACAACCAGATCCGGCACTGTGTCGCCCGTCTGCGTGCCCTTGCCGGAACGGATCCGGACGCCCCCGACCTCACCCAGCTCGTCGGCGAGCTGCTCCTGAAGAGTCCGTCCTTCGCCGGGCTGTGGGAGCGCTACGAAGTCACGGGCCGCAAGGTCACCTCGAAGACCTTCCAGCACCCCCAGGTCGGCAGGATCACCCTCGCCTTCCAGGGCATGGCACTTGAGGGCACCCCCGGCCACCGCCTCGGCGTCTACACCGCCGAACCCGGCACCCCCGACCACGACGCCATGCTCCTGCTCGACATGACCGCCCCCCACACCGCCGAGCCGGCACCCTCCCAGCAGAACGGGTGA
- a CDS encoding alpha/beta fold hydrolase: MISSDPQQGGRAIVTDRTETEIVKDHVVAGGLRTYYEAQGAGDPLVMLHGGFATVDVFGGGLTPLIAERFRVYSPERRGHGRMPDVEGPITYEIMADDTIAFIEALGIGPAHVVGWSDGANVGLIAAMRRPDLVRKLVLIGTAANISGGRPWAQAMMDNLSVDHLPPMLVEAYAALSPDGRDHFPVVFDKIAPALLVTEVKLSDLAAISAPTLIMAGDDDLVTVEHLEAMRTTVPDGQLAIVPGASHGLPLEKPELVSRLIFDFLSTEQVEKLMPGPT; this comes from the coding sequence ATGATCAGTTCCGACCCGCAACAAGGAGGCAGGGCCATCGTGACTGACCGGACAGAGACCGAGATCGTGAAGGATCACGTCGTCGCTGGTGGCCTGCGCACCTACTACGAGGCCCAGGGCGCCGGTGATCCGCTGGTCATGTTGCACGGCGGGTTCGCGACCGTCGACGTCTTCGGCGGTGGGCTCACCCCGCTGATCGCCGAGCGGTTCCGCGTCTACAGCCCAGAGCGGCGTGGACACGGGCGGATGCCGGACGTCGAGGGACCGATCACCTACGAGATCATGGCCGACGACACCATTGCCTTCATCGAGGCGCTGGGCATCGGACCGGCGCACGTGGTGGGCTGGAGCGATGGCGCCAACGTCGGCCTGATTGCCGCCATGCGCCGCCCGGACCTGGTCCGGAAACTGGTGCTGATCGGCACCGCGGCGAACATCAGTGGCGGCCGCCCCTGGGCGCAGGCCATGATGGACAACCTCTCGGTCGATCACCTGCCACCCATGCTCGTCGAGGCGTACGCGGCCCTGTCGCCGGACGGTCGGGACCACTTCCCGGTCGTCTTCGACAAGATCGCTCCCGCGCTGCTCGTGACCGAGGTGAAGCTCAGCGACCTCGCGGCGATCAGCGCGCCGACGCTGATCATGGCCGGGGATGACGACCTCGTGACGGTCGAGCACCTTGAGGCGATGCGCACGACGGTGCCGGACGGACAGCTCGCGATTGTGCCGGGCGCCTCGCACGGCCTCCCGCTGGAGAAACCCGAGCTGGTCAGCCGTCTGATCTTCGATTTTCTGTCGACGGAGCAGGTGGAGAAGTTGATGCCCGGACCGACGTGA
- a CDS encoding lactonase family protein, with protein MQKITRLGVAVATALATAAVCTPSVSAAARGGDGHERGGHHAVFVQTDNPEGNQIIAYRRAENGRLTQAGTYDTDGLGGVLEGSVADHLASQGSLTYDPRHALLYAVNAGSDTVSVFSVHGDHLKLRQVVDSGGRFPVSVAVHDDDVYVLNALDGGSIQGYTIRHGRLDEQAGRNRALGLDPNATPQFTNTPGQVGFTGDGSQLVVTTKANGSNLLVFNLKRSGAPAHSPVTTNLPGAVPFAFVPNGRHGLFLAEAGTNAVATFTIHRDGTASQEAFAATGQSATCWIVAARSLLYASNAGSSTLSGFRASDHGRRLTPLGNTPTNPGTVDAATTPDGRYLYAQTGVNGIVDEFAVNHNGSLTRLGSRTVPGGVGGEGIVAP; from the coding sequence GTGCAGAAGATCACTCGTCTCGGCGTGGCCGTCGCGACCGCGCTCGCCACAGCAGCCGTATGCACTCCGTCCGTGTCCGCCGCGGCGCGCGGCGGCGACGGGCATGAACGCGGCGGCCACCATGCGGTCTTCGTCCAGACCGACAACCCGGAGGGCAACCAGATCATCGCCTACCGGCGCGCGGAGAACGGGCGGCTGACCCAGGCCGGGACCTACGACACGGACGGTCTCGGAGGCGTGCTGGAGGGATCGGTCGCCGACCACCTCGCTTCACAGGGCTCCCTGACCTACGACCCGCGGCACGCCCTGCTGTACGCCGTCAACGCCGGCAGCGACACCGTCTCCGTGTTCTCGGTGCACGGCGACCACCTGAAGCTGCGGCAGGTCGTCGACTCCGGCGGCCGTTTCCCGGTGAGCGTCGCCGTCCATGACGACGACGTGTACGTACTCAACGCACTGGACGGCGGCTCGATCCAGGGCTACACGATCCGCCACGGACGCCTGGACGAACAGGCCGGACGGAACCGCGCCCTGGGACTCGACCCGAACGCGACGCCCCAGTTCACCAACACCCCGGGCCAGGTGGGCTTCACCGGTGACGGTTCCCAGCTCGTCGTCACCACCAAGGCGAACGGCAGCAACCTTCTGGTCTTCAACCTGAAGCGCTCCGGCGCGCCGGCCCATTCCCCTGTCACCACGAACCTGCCGGGTGCCGTGCCCTTCGCCTTCGTCCCCAACGGCCGCCACGGTCTGTTCCTGGCCGAGGCCGGGACGAACGCCGTCGCGACGTTCACCATCCACCGCGACGGCACCGCATCGCAGGAGGCGTTCGCGGCCACGGGCCAGTCGGCCACCTGCTGGATCGTCGCCGCCCGCAGCCTGCTCTACGCCTCCAACGCGGGCAGCTCGACCCTCAGCGGCTTCCGCGCCTCCGACCACGGCCGTCGGCTGACCCCCCTGGGTAACACGCCCACGAACCCCGGCACCGTCGACGCCGCAACCACTCCGGACGGGCGCTACCTCTACGCCCAGACGGGAGTCAACGGCATCGTCGACGAGTTCGCGGTCAACCACAACGGCTCACTCACCCGCCTCGGCTCCCGGACCGTACCGGGCGGCGTCGGCGGCGAAGGCATCGTCGCCCCCTGA
- a CDS encoding PadR family transcriptional regulator, with translation MQDVLLALLTKEPSHGYDLRRRLVAALGPLGQTLNAGQIYVTLTRLEKAGLVVLEREDAPVRGPRRKVYALTAAGQERVVAWMAESVGPRADVPEFHLKLVAAAESGLADPFALVDARRRELMHSLGEAQRAAPTHDTDSEAWLLLEGIALRLQADLRWLEVCGRRWSPRTARGKGKGNE, from the coding sequence GTGCAGGACGTGTTGCTGGCGTTGCTGACGAAGGAACCGTCGCACGGGTACGACCTGCGCCGACGGTTGGTGGCGGCGCTCGGGCCGTTGGGGCAGACGCTGAACGCGGGGCAGATCTATGTGACGCTCACCCGGCTCGAGAAGGCGGGTCTGGTGGTCCTGGAGCGTGAGGACGCGCCGGTGCGTGGCCCGCGGCGCAAGGTGTATGCGCTGACCGCGGCCGGCCAGGAGCGGGTTGTCGCGTGGATGGCCGAGAGCGTCGGGCCCAGAGCGGATGTGCCGGAGTTCCATCTGAAGCTGGTGGCTGCCGCCGAGTCGGGGCTGGCCGATCCGTTCGCACTCGTGGACGCCCGGCGGCGGGAGCTGATGCACAGCCTGGGCGAGGCCCAGCGCGCCGCCCCTACTCATGACACGGACTCGGAGGCCTGGCTGCTGCTGGAGGGGATCGCCCTCCGTCTTCAGGCCGATCTGCGCTGGCTGGAGGTGTGCGGGCGGCGCTGGTCTCCCCGCACGGCACGTGGGAAAGGCAAGGGAAACGAATGA
- a CDS encoding helix-turn-helix domain-containing protein has translation MDFPRTLRERRTRRHVSRLDLALRAGTTQRHLSFIESGRSVPGRNMVVRLAESLELPLRERNELLLAAGYAPAYPESSLDDPVLAPVRTAIDHILRGHLPYPALVVDRGGDLIAANTAFDLITEGAAAELVGPGANIYRLALHPDGLAPRILNLAEWARHILARLGHLEELRAELTGYVPELEPSAGQLGFAVPLRLRSSYGELRLMTTVTTFATAVDVTLAELKLEAFLPADPATAEALSAAAGAMARAAAGPEPGNM, from the coding sequence GTGGACTTTCCTCGTACGCTTCGTGAACGTCGTACCCGCCGTCATGTCAGCCGGCTCGACCTGGCGCTGCGAGCGGGCACCACCCAGCGCCACCTCAGCTTCATTGAATCTGGCAGGTCTGTCCCGGGCCGGAACATGGTCGTGCGCCTGGCCGAGTCGCTGGAGCTGCCGCTGCGGGAGCGCAACGAGTTGCTGCTGGCCGCCGGATACGCGCCCGCCTACCCGGAGAGCTCACTGGACGATCCGGTGCTGGCCCCGGTGCGCACTGCGATCGACCATATCCTCCGCGGGCATCTGCCGTATCCGGCGCTGGTTGTGGACCGGGGCGGTGACCTGATCGCCGCGAACACCGCATTCGACCTGATCACCGAGGGCGCCGCTGCCGAGCTGGTGGGTCCGGGCGCCAATATTTACCGCCTGGCACTGCATCCCGACGGCCTGGCTCCCCGTATCCTCAACCTCGCCGAGTGGGCGCGCCACATCTTGGCGCGCCTTGGCCATCTGGAGGAGTTGCGCGCCGAGCTCACCGGGTACGTTCCCGAGCTGGAGCCGTCCGCCGGGCAACTCGGTTTCGCGGTGCCGCTCCGCCTGCGGTCCTCGTACGGTGAGTTGCGCCTGATGACGACCGTGACGACCTTCGCCACCGCCGTTGACGTGACACTTGCCGAGCTGAAGCTGGAGGCGTTCCTCCCGGCCGACCCGGCGACGGCCGAGGCTCTCTCCGCAGCCGCCGGGGCAATGGCTCGCGCTGCCGCCGGTCCGGAACCCGGGAACATGTAA
- a CDS encoding LLM class flavin-dependent oxidoreductase, giving the protein MDIGVLLPTGTAQWGAADDPRELIAFGRYAERSGFSSLFANDSLISPRIEALTMLAALAPVTETVTLGTAALMPFLRRPIQAAQSLASIDLLSGGRLTVTVGAGFPGRFGRPLYTLSELPWERRFARLDETVALWRALWDGADAFHGEILRFDGIPPTTRPSRAGGPPIWLGGATPAALARTGRLYDGWLPYPSDPADYASGLRNVHKAAADAGRATEDITPALFVSVRIDNDIESGRRALDDYARATYGMPLEELEKIQAVVTGSAEQVIESLGRYVAAGARHIVARLGALDLHSQRDQLERIADLIPAVQRVADRASTSESS; this is encoded by the coding sequence ATGGACATCGGTGTACTCCTTCCGACCGGAACCGCCCAGTGGGGCGCTGCCGACGACCCCCGCGAGCTGATTGCCTTCGGCCGGTACGCCGAACGCTCGGGCTTCTCCTCGCTCTTCGCCAACGATTCCCTGATCAGCCCGCGCATCGAGGCGCTCACGATGCTGGCCGCACTCGCCCCGGTGACCGAGACCGTGACGCTGGGCACAGCCGCACTGATGCCGTTCCTCCGTCGGCCGATCCAGGCCGCGCAGTCACTTGCGTCGATCGACCTGCTGTCCGGTGGCCGACTCACCGTGACCGTCGGCGCCGGCTTCCCCGGCCGATTCGGGCGGCCCCTCTACACGCTGTCCGAGCTGCCGTGGGAAAGGCGCTTCGCCCGCCTGGACGAGACTGTCGCGCTGTGGCGGGCCCTGTGGGACGGCGCCGACGCCTTCCACGGCGAGATCCTCCGGTTCGATGGCATCCCGCCCACGACCAGGCCGTCCCGAGCAGGCGGTCCACCCATCTGGCTCGGCGGCGCGACACCCGCAGCGCTGGCCCGCACTGGCCGACTGTACGACGGATGGCTGCCCTACCCGTCTGACCCCGCCGACTACGCATCCGGCCTCCGCAATGTCCACAAAGCGGCGGCCGACGCCGGACGTGCGACCGAGGACATCACCCCCGCGCTATTCGTCTCGGTACGGATCGACAACGACATCGAGAGCGGCCGTCGGGCACTGGACGACTACGCGCGGGCCACATACGGAATGCCACTGGAGGAGCTGGAAAAGATCCAGGCAGTTGTCACCGGCTCCGCGGAACAGGTGATTGAAAGCCTGGGACGGTACGTCGCCGCCGGTGCTCGGCACATCGTCGCCCGCCTCGGTGCCCTGGACCTGCACTCCCAGCGCGACCAGCTCGAACGGATCGCAGACCTGATCCCCGCCGTCCAGAGGGTGGCTGATCGCGCCTCCACCTCGGAAAGCTCCTGA